In Kineococcus mangrovi, the following are encoded in one genomic region:
- a CDS encoding FKBP-type peptidyl-prolyl cis-trans isomerase, whose translation MTDDTLPVDVTEGVTPGVKPTVVFTPPLTVSETSRKVITQGTGPEVGVDDKVVFDYTLYAGSTGEELDTSYGGTPARFELANITKGLARGFVGAHVGDRLVIAIAPDDGFGDAVQQFEKENVDASTTIVVVADVVKVVPTAAEGAPVTPPAGLPTVVTNDQGVPTGFEIADPTPPADLVVQPLIEGTGPEVTAGMNLSVQYLGARLADGEVFDQSWTRGEPFSFVIGQGNVIPGWDDGLVGQKIGSRVELVIPAEQAYGEEPSNPNAPAGALVFVVDILDGF comes from the coding sequence GTGACCGATGACACCCTGCCCGTGGACGTCACCGAGGGCGTGACCCCCGGGGTGAAGCCGACGGTGGTGTTCACCCCGCCCCTGACGGTGTCCGAGACCTCCCGCAAGGTCATCACCCAGGGCACCGGGCCCGAGGTGGGGGTGGACGACAAGGTCGTCTTCGACTACACCCTGTACGCCGGGTCCACGGGGGAGGAGCTGGACACCAGCTACGGCGGGACACCGGCCCGCTTCGAGCTGGCGAACATCACCAAGGGGCTGGCCCGCGGCTTCGTCGGCGCCCACGTCGGGGACCGCCTCGTCATCGCCATCGCCCCCGACGACGGCTTCGGCGACGCGGTGCAGCAGTTCGAGAAGGAGAACGTCGACGCGTCCACGACGATCGTCGTCGTCGCCGACGTCGTCAAGGTCGTGCCGACCGCGGCGGAGGGGGCGCCGGTGACCCCGCCGGCCGGGCTGCCCACCGTCGTCACGAACGACCAGGGCGTGCCGACCGGCTTCGAGATCGCCGACCCGACCCCGCCGGCCGACCTGGTCGTGCAGCCCCTCATCGAGGGCACCGGCCCGGAGGTGACGGCGGGCATGAACCTGTCCGTGCAGTACCTGGGCGCCCGGTTGGCCGACGGTGAGGTCTTCGACCAGTCCTGGACGCGGGGTGAGCCCTTCTCCTTCGTCATCGGCCAGGGCAACGTCATCCCCGGGTGGGACGACGGGCTGGTGGGTCAGAAGATCGGCAGCCGCGTCGAGCTCGTGATCCCCGCCGAGCAGGCCTACGGCGAGGAGCCGAGCAACCCGAACGCCCCGGCCGGCGCCCTCGTCTTCGTCGTGGACATCCTCGACGGGTTCTGA
- a CDS encoding FKBP-type peptidyl-prolyl cis-trans isomerase — MSERTKPEVDFPEGEPPTDLVITDEIVGDGTEATPGKTVSAHYVGVAFSTGEEFDSSWNRGQPLDFPVGAGMVIQGWDQGLLGMKVGGRRKLVIPPHLGYGDRGAGGAIKGGETLIFVVDLVDVK, encoded by the coding sequence ATGAGCGAACGCACCAAGCCCGAAGTGGACTTCCCCGAGGGCGAACCGCCCACCGACCTCGTCATCACCGACGAGATCGTCGGTGACGGGACCGAGGCGACGCCCGGCAAGACCGTCAGCGCGCACTACGTGGGCGTGGCGTTCAGCACCGGTGAGGAGTTCGACTCCTCCTGGAACCGCGGCCAGCCGCTGGACTTCCCCGTGGGGGCCGGCATGGTCATCCAGGGCTGGGACCAGGGCCTGCTGGGCATGAAGGTCGGTGGCCGGCGCAAGCTGGTCATCCCCCCGCACCTGGGCTACGGCGACCGCGGCGCCGGCGGCGCCATCAAGGGCGGGGAGACCCTGATCTTCGTCGTGGACCTCGTCGACGTGAAGTGA
- the tatC gene encoding twin-arginine translocase subunit TatC codes for MDHLRELRNRAVKAGIFLVLGSILGWFLWRGWGEAFWRVPSFSGGIFGLLQDPILTEAARRNTLVSINFGQVGSAFDFAIKGAIWVGVLISSPFWLWQFWAFITPGLTRKEKRYAVGFIAAAVPLFLAGAAIAYSVLPNAMAFLIGFTPEDGSNVIDAQIYLSFCMRIILAFGLGFLLPVVLVGLNFAHLVSGRTIVKQWRISVFLSFLFSALVTPTSDITTMLLLALPLLVLFGIAMVICVLNDRRRSKNSPEPDYGHLSDDEASTI; via the coding sequence ATGGACCACCTCAGGGAGCTGCGCAACCGCGCGGTCAAGGCGGGGATCTTCCTGGTCCTCGGCAGCATCCTCGGCTGGTTCCTGTGGCGCGGGTGGGGCGAGGCGTTCTGGCGGGTCCCGTCCTTCTCGGGGGGGATCTTCGGTCTGCTGCAGGACCCGATCCTCACCGAGGCGGCACGGCGCAACACGCTCGTCTCGATCAACTTCGGGCAGGTCGGCTCCGCCTTCGACTTCGCCATCAAGGGTGCGATCTGGGTCGGGGTCCTCATCTCGAGCCCCTTCTGGTTGTGGCAGTTCTGGGCGTTCATCACCCCCGGGCTGACCCGCAAGGAGAAGCGCTACGCCGTCGGCTTCATCGCCGCCGCGGTGCCGCTGTTCCTCGCCGGCGCGGCGATCGCCTACTCCGTCCTGCCCAACGCCATGGCCTTCCTCATCGGCTTCACCCCCGAGGACGGCTCGAACGTCATCGACGCGCAGATCTACCTCAGCTTCTGCATGCGCATCATCCTGGCCTTCGGGCTCGGGTTCCTGCTGCCCGTCGTCCTCGTGGGCCTGAACTTCGCCCACCTGGTCTCCGGCCGGACGATCGTCAAGCAGTGGCGCATCAGCGTCTTCCTCAGCTTCCTGTTCTCCGCGCTCGTGACGCCGACGTCCGACATCACGACGATGCTGCTGCTGGCGCTGCCGCTGCTCGTCCTGTTCGGCATCGCGATGGTCATCTGCGTGCTGAACGACCGGCGCCGCAGCAAGAACTCCCCGGAGCCGGACTACGGGCACCTGTCCGACGACGAAGCCAGCACCATCTGA
- the pafA gene encoding Pup--protein ligase, with the protein MDRRIFGLETEFGVTCAFEGQRKLSPDEVARYLFRKVVSWGRSSNVFLKNGARLYLDVGSHPEYASPECDDVRQLVVHDRAGERTLEGLLTDAERRLEEEGIAGEVFLFKNNTDSAGNSYGCHENYLVSRHGEFGRLSDVLIPFLVSRQLVVGAGKVVQTPRGAVYSLSQRADHIWEGVSSATTRSRPIINTRDEPHADAERYRRLHVIVGDSNMSETTTMLKLGATDLVLRMVEEGVPLREMTMENPIRAIREISHDPTGRKPVRLANGREASALEIQGEYLERAKEFVEHRGLQTPTVKRVLDLWERALRAVETQDFSLVDREVDWVIKKKLLDRYMAKHDLPLTSARIARLDLAYHDIHRGRGLHYLLAQRGMAERVCSDIEVFEALSVPPQTTRAKLRGDFVRAAQDKRRDFTVDWVHLKLNDQAQRTVLCKDPFKAVDDRVERLIDSM; encoded by the coding sequence ATGGATCGCCGGATCTTCGGGCTGGAGACGGAGTTCGGCGTCACCTGCGCCTTCGAGGGTCAGCGCAAGCTGTCCCCGGACGAGGTGGCGCGGTACCTGTTCCGCAAGGTCGTGTCGTGGGGCCGTTCGAGCAACGTGTTCCTCAAGAACGGGGCACGTCTGTACCTCGACGTGGGCTCGCACCCGGAGTACGCCTCGCCCGAGTGCGACGACGTGCGCCAGCTGGTCGTGCACGACCGCGCCGGTGAGCGGACCCTGGAGGGTCTGCTGACCGACGCCGAGCGGCGGCTGGAGGAGGAGGGGATCGCCGGGGAGGTGTTCCTCTTCAAGAACAACACCGACTCGGCGGGCAACTCCTACGGCTGCCACGAGAACTACCTGGTGTCCCGGCACGGGGAGTTCGGCCGGTTGTCCGACGTCCTCATCCCCTTCCTGGTCTCGCGTCAGCTCGTGGTGGGCGCGGGCAAGGTCGTGCAGACGCCGCGGGGTGCGGTGTACTCGCTGTCGCAGCGGGCCGACCACATCTGGGAGGGCGTCTCCTCCGCGACGACCCGCAGCCGGCCGATCATCAACACCCGGGACGAGCCGCACGCCGACGCCGAGCGGTACCGGCGCCTGCACGTCATCGTGGGCGACTCGAACATGTCCGAGACGACGACGATGCTCAAGCTCGGCGCCACCGACCTCGTCCTGCGGATGGTCGAGGAGGGGGTGCCGCTGCGGGAGATGACGATGGAGAACCCGATCCGGGCGATCCGGGAGATCTCCCACGACCCGACGGGCCGCAAGCCGGTGCGCCTGGCCAACGGCCGGGAGGCGTCCGCGCTGGAGATCCAGGGGGAGTACCTGGAGCGGGCCAAGGAATTCGTCGAGCACCGCGGGTTGCAGACCCCGACGGTGAAGCGGGTCCTGGACCTGTGGGAGCGGGCGCTGCGGGCGGTGGAGACGCAGGACTTCTCCCTGGTGGACCGGGAGGTCGACTGGGTCATCAAGAAGAAGCTGCTGGACCGGTACATGGCCAAGCACGACCTGCCGCTGACGTCGGCGCGCATCGCGCGGCTGGACCTGGCCTACCACGACATCCACCGGGGCCGGGGGCTGCACTACCTGCTGGCCCAGCGGGGCATGGCCGAGCGGGTGTGCTCGGACATCGAGGTCTTCGAGGCGCTCAGCGTGCCGCCGCAGACGACGCGGGCCAAGCTGCGCGGGGACTTCGTGCGCGCCGCGCAGGACAAGCGCCGCGACTTCACGGTGGACTGGGTGCACCTGAAGCTCAACGACCAGGCCCAGCGGACGGTCCTGTGCAAGGACCCGTTCAAGGCTGTCGACGACAGGGTGGAACGGCTCATCGACAGCATGTGA
- a CDS encoding helix-turn-helix transcriptional regulator, which translates to MTGNASTERLSRLLAMVPYLLTHQGIPVDEAAEHFGITQDDLVHDLELLFVCGTPGHLPDDLIDARWESGHVYLSNADPIARPARLAVDEAVALLVGLRTLAEVPGLHDREALEGAMAKLSEATGEAGGAARNVAVDVSDSSSAAVLETARLALREHRRLHLSYLVPSRDERTERDVDPMRLVSVEGRWYLEAWCHRAEGVRLFRVDRVETAQVLDVDGTPPSRAQSRDVATDLFRPSPDDLVVTVDLAPQAAWVVDYYPVESVQEAPEDAWEEASLRVRVRTADTSWVHRLLLRLGAGARVVDPPELAVQVRDAASAALARYA; encoded by the coding sequence GTGACCGGCAACGCCTCCACCGAGCGGCTCTCGCGGCTGCTGGCGATGGTCCCTTACCTGCTGACCCACCAGGGCATCCCGGTGGACGAGGCCGCCGAGCACTTCGGCATCACGCAGGACGACCTCGTCCACGACCTCGAGCTGCTGTTCGTCTGCGGCACCCCCGGGCACCTGCCCGACGACCTCATCGACGCCCGTTGGGAGTCCGGGCACGTCTACCTGTCCAACGCCGACCCCATCGCCCGGCCCGCGCGCCTGGCCGTCGACGAGGCCGTCGCGCTGCTCGTGGGGCTGCGGACGCTGGCCGAGGTCCCCGGCCTGCACGACCGGGAGGCCCTCGAAGGCGCCATGGCCAAGCTGTCGGAGGCCACCGGGGAGGCGGGGGGAGCGGCCCGCAACGTCGCGGTCGACGTCAGCGACTCCTCCAGCGCCGCCGTCCTGGAGACCGCCCGGCTCGCCCTGCGCGAGCACCGCCGCCTGCACCTGTCCTACCTCGTGCCCAGCCGTGACGAGCGCACCGAGCGCGACGTCGACCCCATGCGGCTGGTCAGCGTGGAGGGCCGCTGGTACCTGGAGGCCTGGTGCCACCGCGCCGAGGGCGTGCGGCTGTTCCGCGTCGACCGCGTCGAGACCGCGCAGGTCCTGGACGTCGACGGGACCCCGCCGTCGCGGGCGCAGTCCCGGGACGTGGCAACCGACCTGTTCCGGCCCAGCCCCGACGACCTCGTCGTGACGGTCGACCTGGCCCCGCAGGCCGCCTGGGTCGTCGACTACTACCCCGTGGAGTCCGTGCAGGAGGCCCCCGAGGACGCCTGGGAGGAGGCCTCGCTGCGGGTGCGGGTGCGCACGGCCGACACCTCCTGGGTGCACCGGCTGCTGCTGCGGCTGGGGGCCGGGGCCCGCGTCGTCGACCCGCCGGAGCTGGCCGTGCAGGTCCGTGACGCAGCGTCGGCGGCCCTGGCCCGTTACGCCTGA
- a CDS encoding DEAD/DEAH box helicase: MASPAERYAAARRRTEESRTELAQFAGTLGFDLDGFQLQACQALESGRGVLVAAPTGAGKTVVGEFAAHLALRTGRKAFYTTPIKALSNQKYAELVARHGSGAVGLLTGDNSVNGEAPVVVMTTEVLRNMLYAGSSLLDGLGYVVMDEVHYLADRSRGAVWEEVIIHLPSDVVVASLSATVSNAEEFGAWLDTVRGDTEVVVSEHRPVPLWQHLLVGNRLYDLFTDPDGDPLEGDEGSLVPGAIVNPELVAMSRQQVRTDRLASHPGRGRRRGQARPAPRGGGGGGHVGGGRRPASRAQVLDTLDQAGLLPAITFIFSRAGCDAAVEQCVAWGLRLTTPEEGKEIRAVAEERCAEIPSSDLAVLGYWGWLEGLERGLAAHHAGMLPVFKETVEHLFARGLVKAVFATETLALGVNMPARSVVLEKLVKWNGQTHVDVTPGEYTQLTGRAGRRGIDVEGHAVVVWSGSTDPEAVAGLASRRTWPLRSSFRPTYNMAVNLVEQVGRDRARDILETSFAQFQADRAVVGQAQQIKNQTEALAGYAEAMTCHLGDFGEYFALRQAVGDREKDLSRAGAAARRAEARATVENLSRGDVVRLPGGRRSSFGVVLDLVPGRGFDGPSPRILSQDRQVRTIDVHDFSGAVDPVARVRVPKGFNWRSPQERRDLASSLRNALAETGGGDPPPRRRQGSGAQEDAELARLREAVRAHPCHGCAQREEHARWAVREEKLRRDTQGLQRKIEGRTGTIARTFDRVCDLLAELGYLTADGGAVTDAGRTLRRINAETDLLVAQCLRQGAWSGLPPADLAAAVSTLVHESRRDEGGRPDRIPRRTENAIAATHRLWSDLTDREDHHKVPMTREPDPGLAWAVHRWASGHRLDAVLREADLAAGDFVRRCKQLVDLLDQIGAASLDPGLRSAAREAVDAVRRGVVAHTSLTET; this comes from the coding sequence ATGGCAAGCCCCGCGGAACGCTACGCGGCAGCGCGCCGCCGCACCGAGGAGTCCCGCACCGAGCTCGCGCAGTTCGCCGGCACCCTCGGGTTCGACCTCGACGGTTTCCAGCTGCAGGCGTGCCAGGCCCTGGAGTCCGGTCGCGGTGTCCTCGTCGCCGCCCCCACCGGTGCCGGCAAGACGGTGGTGGGCGAGTTCGCCGCCCACCTGGCCCTGCGCACCGGCCGCAAGGCGTTCTACACCACGCCCATCAAGGCGCTGTCGAACCAGAAGTACGCCGAGCTCGTCGCCCGGCACGGCTCCGGTGCCGTCGGTCTGCTCACCGGGGACAACTCGGTCAACGGTGAGGCGCCCGTCGTCGTCATGACGACCGAGGTGCTGCGCAACATGCTGTACGCCGGGTCCTCCCTGCTCGACGGCCTCGGCTACGTCGTCATGGACGAGGTGCACTACCTCGCCGACCGCTCCCGCGGGGCGGTCTGGGAGGAGGTGATCATCCACCTGCCCTCCGACGTCGTCGTCGCCTCGTTGTCGGCGACCGTCAGCAACGCCGAGGAGTTCGGGGCGTGGCTGGACACCGTCCGCGGGGACACCGAGGTGGTGGTCTCCGAGCACCGTCCCGTCCCGCTGTGGCAGCACCTGCTCGTCGGGAACCGCCTGTACGACCTGTTCACCGACCCCGACGGCGACCCGCTGGAGGGCGATGAGGGGTCCCTCGTGCCCGGCGCGATCGTCAACCCCGAGCTCGTCGCGATGTCCCGCCAGCAGGTCCGCACCGACCGGCTCGCCTCGCACCCCGGGCGTGGCCGGCGGCGCGGGCAGGCCCGGCCCGCCCCCCGCGGCGGTGGTGGTGGTGGGCACGTCGGTGGGGGCCGGCGCCCGGCCTCGCGGGCGCAGGTGCTCGACACCCTCGACCAGGCGGGGCTGCTGCCGGCCATCACGTTCATCTTCAGCCGCGCCGGCTGCGACGCGGCCGTGGAGCAGTGCGTGGCGTGGGGGCTGCGGCTCACCACGCCGGAGGAGGGCAAGGAGATCCGCGCCGTCGCCGAGGAGCGCTGCGCGGAGATCCCCAGCTCCGACCTGGCCGTCCTGGGCTACTGGGGCTGGCTGGAGGGGCTGGAACGCGGCCTGGCCGCCCACCACGCCGGGATGCTGCCGGTGTTCAAGGAGACCGTCGAGCACCTGTTCGCCCGCGGCCTGGTCAAGGCCGTGTTCGCCACCGAGACCCTCGCCCTGGGCGTGAACATGCCGGCGCGCTCGGTGGTGCTGGAGAAGCTCGTGAAGTGGAACGGGCAGACCCACGTCGACGTGACGCCGGGGGAGTACACCCAGCTCACCGGCCGCGCGGGCCGGCGCGGAATCGACGTGGAGGGCCACGCCGTCGTCGTCTGGTCCGGCAGCACCGACCCCGAGGCGGTCGCCGGGCTCGCCTCGCGGCGCACGTGGCCGCTGCGCTCCAGCTTCCGCCCGACGTACAACATGGCCGTCAACCTCGTCGAGCAGGTCGGGCGCGACCGGGCCCGCGACATCCTGGAGACGTCGTTCGCGCAGTTCCAGGCCGACCGCGCCGTCGTCGGGCAGGCCCAGCAGATCAAGAACCAGACCGAGGCCCTCGCCGGGTACGCCGAGGCGATGACGTGCCACCTGGGGGACTTCGGGGAGTACTTCGCGCTGCGGCAGGCCGTCGGGGACCGGGAGAAGGACCTGTCCCGCGCCGGGGCGGCCGCCCGGCGCGCCGAGGCCCGCGCCACGGTCGAGAACCTGTCCCGCGGGGACGTGGTCCGGCTGCCGGGGGGCCGCCGGTCCAGCTTCGGCGTCGTGCTGGACCTGGTGCCGGGCAGGGGTTTCGACGGCCCCTCGCCCCGGATCCTGTCCCAGGACCGGCAGGTGCGGACCATCGACGTCCACGACTTCTCCGGCGCCGTCGACCCGGTCGCCCGGGTCCGCGTCCCGAAGGGCTTCAACTGGCGGTCCCCGCAGGAGCGGCGCGACCTCGCCTCCTCGCTGCGCAACGCCCTCGCCGAGACCGGCGGGGGTGACCCGCCGCCGCGGCGCCGGCAGGGCTCGGGCGCGCAGGAGGACGCCGAGCTGGCCCGGCTGCGCGAGGCCGTGCGCGCCCACCCCTGCCACGGTTGCGCGCAGCGGGAGGAGCACGCCCGCTGGGCCGTGCGCGAGGAGAAGCTGCGCCGGGACACCCAGGGGTTGCAGCGCAAGATCGAGGGCCGCACCGGCACCATCGCCCGGACCTTCGACCGGGTGTGCGACCTGCTGGCCGAGCTGGGGTACCTCACCGCCGACGGCGGTGCCGTCACCGACGCCGGGCGCACCCTGCGCCGGATCAACGCCGAGACGGACCTGCTCGTGGCGCAGTGCCTGCGCCAGGGCGCCTGGTCGGGGCTGCCACCGGCCGACCTGGCCGCGGCGGTGTCCACCCTCGTGCACGAGTCCCGCCGCGACGAGGGCGGCCGGCCCGACCGGATCCCGCGCCGCACCGAGAACGCGATCGCCGCGACGCACCGGTTGTGGAGCGACCTCACCGACCGCGAGGACCACCACAAGGTGCCGATGACGCGGGAACCGGACCCGGGACTGGCGTGGGCGGTGCACCGGTGGGCCAGCGGGCACCGCCTGGACGCCGTGCTGCGCGAGGCCGACCTCGCCGCGGGCGACTTCGTCCGCCGCTGCAAGCAGCTGGTGGACCTGCTCGACCAGATCGGTGCCGCCTCGCTCGACCCGGGTCTGCGGTCCGCGGCGCGCGAGGCCGTCGACGCCGTCCGCCGCGGTGTCGTCGCCCACACCTCCCTCACCGAGACCTGA
- the tatA gene encoding Sec-independent protein translocase subunit TatA translates to MFRNLVDHPWVLVILVVLIIALFGSKRLPDAARGLGRSMRIFKSEVKEMKNDGKEETKASPSTTATAPTRTEDTEPTALEAKLAAEDAAQKNAEQQSRAS, encoded by the coding sequence ATGTTCCGCAACCTCGTCGACCACCCGTGGGTGCTCGTCATCCTCGTCGTCCTGATCATCGCGTTGTTCGGCAGCAAGCGCCTGCCCGACGCCGCGCGTGGCCTGGGCCGCTCGATGCGCATCTTCAAGTCCGAGGTCAAGGAGATGAAGAACGACGGCAAGGAGGAGACCAAGGCGTCCCCCTCCACCACCGCCACCGCTCCGACCCGCACCGAGGACACCGAGCCGACCGCGCTCGAGGCCAAGCTCGCCGCCGAGGACGCGGCGCAGAAGAACGCCGAGCAGCAGTCGCGCGCCTCCTGA
- a CDS encoding diacylglycerol/lipid kinase family protein, producing the protein MSSRGRVGLLVNPTAGRGDGRAAGTRVLQTLRCLGHDVTDLSGPDLAQVSRTARERTGEFEALVVVGGDGLVHAGVEAVAGTGTPLGIVPAGTGNDIARGLDLALGNPVAAAESVARALHAGSHRRVDAVRVEHAGGAGWFASILSSGVDALINDRANAWRWPRGPARYTLAALRELVVVRAVPVRLTLDGVAHDLDSLLVAVANTRCYGGGILMAPEADPADGLLDVVVVDRLSPVAALQLFPRARRGRHVGLPEVRVHRARRVVLEPLGDGGREGRRPRPHADGEPLGGTPVTCEVVPGALTVLA; encoded by the coding sequence GTGAGCTCCAGGGGGCGGGTCGGCCTCCTCGTGAACCCGACGGCGGGTCGCGGGGACGGCCGCGCCGCGGGCACCCGGGTGCTGCAGACCCTGCGCTGCCTCGGTCACGACGTGACCGACCTGTCCGGCCCGGACCTGGCGCAGGTCTCCCGCACGGCCCGCGAGCGCACGGGCGAGTTCGAGGCCCTCGTCGTCGTCGGCGGCGACGGCCTCGTGCACGCCGGGGTCGAGGCCGTCGCCGGCACCGGCACCCCGCTGGGCATCGTCCCGGCCGGGACGGGCAACGACATCGCCCGTGGTCTGGACCTCGCCCTGGGGAACCCGGTGGCCGCCGCGGAGTCCGTCGCCCGGGCCCTGCACGCCGGCAGCCACCGCCGCGTCGACGCCGTCCGCGTCGAGCACGCCGGTGGTGCGGGCTGGTTCGCCAGCATCCTCTCCTCCGGCGTGGACGCCCTCATCAACGATCGCGCCAACGCGTGGCGCTGGCCCAGGGGCCCGGCCCGCTACACGCTCGCCGCGCTGCGGGAGCTGGTGGTGGTGCGGGCGGTGCCCGTGCGCCTGACCCTCGACGGCGTCGCCCACGACCTCGACAGCCTCCTCGTCGCGGTCGCCAACACCCGCTGCTACGGCGGCGGCATCCTCATGGCCCCCGAGGCCGACCCCGCCGACGGCCTGCTCGACGTGGTCGTCGTGGACCGCCTCAGCCCGGTGGCGGCGTTGCAGCTGTTCCCGCGCGCCCGGCGCGGCCGGCACGTCGGGCTGCCCGAGGTCAGGGTCCACCGGGCCCGGCGCGTGGTGCTCGAACCCCTGGGCGACGGGGGGCGGGAAGGGCGCAGACCCCGGCCCCACGCCGACGGTGAACCCCTCGGCGGGACGCCCGTGACCTGCGAGGTCGTGCCGGGGGCCCTGACCGTCCTGGCGTGA
- a CDS encoding helix-turn-helix transcriptional regulator encodes MTSTPAASRAAGPAPGGAAAAARGARRTERLLNLVIALSATRRWLTKEQIRTAVPQYADCATTAAFERMFERDKEDLRELGVPLETGGQDPFFEDEAGYRIDREAYALPEIRFTPAELAVLSLASRVWQQASLAGPATRALVKLRSLGVEPDESSLIGVEPRVRTAEPAFDPLYAATRDRTPVQFTYRRAGGEPAVRHVQPWAIVSWHGRWYLVGHDRDRQATRVFRLSRVASAVKRIGRPGSYEVPEGIDPREVVGRSVGPVQTRQARLLVRTGAGLAVRRRARSVQARAEGDDDLVVLDVSDVEMAADELAAYGADVLVLEPEDLREAVLRRLRGAAGVRP; translated from the coding sequence ATGACCAGTACCCCCGCTGCGAGTCGTGCCGCCGGACCCGCCCCCGGCGGGGCCGCCGCCGCGGCTCGGGGTGCCCGCCGGACCGAGCGGCTGCTCAACCTCGTCATCGCGTTGTCGGCGACCCGGCGCTGGCTGACGAAGGAGCAGATCCGCACCGCCGTCCCGCAGTACGCCGACTGCGCCACGACCGCCGCCTTCGAGCGCATGTTCGAGCGCGACAAGGAGGACCTGCGCGAGCTGGGCGTCCCGCTGGAGACCGGCGGGCAGGACCCCTTCTTCGAGGACGAGGCCGGGTACCGCATCGACCGGGAGGCCTACGCGCTGCCCGAGATCCGCTTCACCCCCGCCGAGCTGGCGGTCCTGTCCCTGGCCAGCCGCGTCTGGCAGCAGGCGAGCCTGGCGGGACCGGCCACCCGCGCTCTCGTGAAGCTGCGCAGCCTGGGCGTGGAACCGGACGAGAGCTCCCTCATCGGCGTCGAACCGCGCGTGCGGACGGCCGAACCGGCCTTCGACCCCCTCTACGCCGCCACCCGCGACCGCACCCCCGTGCAGTTCACCTACCGCCGCGCCGGCGGCGAACCGGCCGTCCGGCACGTGCAGCCGTGGGCCATCGTGTCCTGGCACGGGCGCTGGTACCTCGTCGGGCACGACCGGGACCGGCAGGCCACCCGCGTGTTCCGCCTCTCCCGCGTCGCCTCGGCGGTCAAGCGGATCGGCCGTCCCGGCTCCTACGAGGTGCCCGAGGGCATCGACCCGCGCGAGGTCGTCGGCCGCAGCGTCGGGCCCGTCCAGACCCGCCAGGCGCGCCTGCTCGTGCGGACCGGGGCCGGGCTCGCCGTGCGCCGGCGGGCCCGGTCGGTGCAGGCCCGCGCGGAGGGGGACGACGACCTGGTCGTGCTCGACGTCAGCGACGTGGAGATGGCCGCCGACGAGCTGGCCGCCTACGGCGCCGACGTCCTCGTCCTGGAGCCCGAGGACCTGCGCGAGGCCGTCCTGCGCCGCCTGCGCGGCGCGGCGGGGGTGCGCCCGTGA
- a CDS encoding DUF3866 family protein, with translation MTIRWRSATVDRLGATWAGSVELHATLTSGPEAGTGVKALAHPDLVGTPRPGDRVLLNVSALARGLGTGGYALVVALPDALPEDPPPGPGHLVKARYTPLQTMVLGADDQESAHHDLLADADDLAGTPVVVADLHSALPAVVAGIRADAPGARVAYVMTDGGALPAAFSRAVSGLREAGWIAACVTTGQAFGGDLETATVHTGLLAAVLVTGADVVVVAQGPGNLGTGSRWGFSGVAAGEALNAAAVLGGRPVAALRVSEADARPRHRGISHHSLTAVGRVALAPADVPVPDTPGPFADGVREQARSLCGRHRYVEVPAAGLEEALATSPVRLSTMGRGLEADRASFVAAAAAGRHAAALLTRT, from the coding sequence GTGACGATCAGGTGGCGTTCTGCAACGGTCGATCGGCTCGGGGCGACGTGGGCGGGCTCGGTGGAGCTGCACGCCACCCTCACCTCCGGCCCCGAGGCCGGCACCGGGGTCAAGGCCCTGGCCCACCCCGACCTCGTCGGCACCCCCCGGCCCGGGGACCGGGTCCTGCTCAACGTCTCGGCGCTGGCCCGGGGCCTGGGCACCGGCGGCTACGCGCTCGTCGTCGCGCTGCCTGACGCCCTGCCCGAGGACCCGCCGCCGGGACCCGGGCACCTCGTCAAGGCCCGGTACACGCCGCTGCAGACGATGGTCCTGGGCGCCGACGACCAGGAGTCCGCGCACCACGACCTGCTCGCCGACGCCGACGACCTGGCCGGCACGCCCGTCGTGGTGGCCGACCTGCACTCGGCGCTGCCCGCGGTCGTCGCCGGGATCCGCGCCGACGCCCCCGGCGCGCGGGTCGCGTACGTCATGACCGACGGCGGCGCGCTGCCGGCCGCGTTCTCCCGCGCCGTGTCCGGGCTGCGCGAGGCGGGGTGGATCGCCGCCTGCGTCACCACCGGCCAGGCCTTCGGCGGGGACCTGGAGACCGCCACCGTCCACACCGGCCTGCTGGCCGCCGTCCTCGTCACCGGCGCCGACGTCGTCGTCGTCGCGCAGGGGCCGGGCAACCTCGGGACCGGCTCGCGCTGGGGGTTCTCCGGGGTCGCCGCCGGGGAGGCGCTCAACGCCGCCGCGGTGCTGGGCGGGCGGCCCGTGGCGGCCCTGCGGGTCTCCGAGGCCGACGCCCGGCCCCGGCACCGCGGGATCTCCCACCACTCCCTGACCGCCGTCGGGCGGGTCGCCCTGGCCCCCGCCGACGTGCCCGTGCCCGACACCCCCGGCCCGTTCGCCGACGGCGTGCGGGAGCAGGCGCGGTCGCTGTGCGGGCGGCACCGCTACGTCGAGGTCCCCGCGGCCGGGCTGGAGGAGGCGCTCGCGACCAGCCCCGTGCGGCTGTCGACGATGGGGCGGGGGCTGGAGGCCGACCGGGCGAGCTTCGTGGCCGCCGCCGCGGCCGGCCGGCACGCCGCGGCGCTGCTGACCCGGACGTGA